The Maylandia zebra isolate NMK-2024a linkage group LG7, Mzebra_GT3a, whole genome shotgun sequence genome contains a region encoding:
- the stard7 gene encoding stAR-related lipid transfer protein 7, mitochondrial, protein MFHSVPRRPICEIGINTVRLQSSWSFRRTVEEGRGKLERLPLLGRNVGLLLSWLQRAGVGASDSAASGPKRKGLLSIFADHCGFVTGQRLRRACQVGELYSNLYSERTKWTLVGNIWRRLQSKHAPTGKFVAALAGVFMWENEKIQDEEIQRCGLELQALEAAKRLSVSSETATGQQESGWEIVVEKKDFRVWKRPIPNSHLYEYRVLGSYDDVTPRQFFNVQLDIEYRKKWDSLVIKLEVVDRHANTGSEVVHWATHFPYPMYSRDYVYVRRYDVDFNNNLMILVSRAVQHPRVPETQEYVRVHSYQSKMVIRPHKSFDENGFDYLLTYSDDPQTVFPRYCVSWMVSSGMPEFLDKLHTAALRAKNLEVGIQDYTSVIKSSDTNRPSSQERLTGENAHTGGSGQIYA, encoded by the exons ATGTTTCACTCGGTGCCCCGCCGTCCGATCTGTGAGATCGGTATAAATACAGTGAGGCTTCAGAGCAGCTGGTCATTTCGACGCACTGTCGAGGAGGGAAGGGGAAAGCTTGAGAGGCTCCCGTTGCTAGGCAGGAACGTGGGCCTGCTGCTGTCCTGGCTGCAGAGGGCAGGTGTGGGTGCTAGCGACTCCGCGGCCTCTGGTCCCAAGAGGAAGGGTTTGCTGTCCATATTTGCGGACCATTGCGGCTTTGTGACCGGCCAGAGACTCCGGCGTGCATGCCAGGTTGGAGAGCTTTACTCCAACCTGTACTCGGAGCGCACCAAGTGGACCCTGGTTGGCAACATATGGCGCAGATTACAGAGCAAGCACGCCCCTACTGGGAAATTTGTGGCTGCCCTGGCTGGTGTCTTCATGTGGGAGAATGAGAAAATCCAAGATGAGGAAATTCAGAG GTGTGGACTGGAGCTGCAGGCGCTGGAGGCAGCAAAACGACTAAGTGTGTCTTCGGAGACTGCAACTGGGCAACAGGAATCTGGCTGGGAAATTGTGGTGGAAAAGAAGGACTTCAGAGTGTGGAAGCGACCTATTCCCAACAGTCACCTCTACGAATATCGAG TATTGGGCTCTTATGATGATGTCACACCAAGACAATTCTTCAATGTACAG TTGGACATAGAGTACAGGAAGAAGTGGGATTCTCTCGTTATCAAGCTTGAAGTGGTGGACCGACATGCCAATACTGGCTCTGAAGTTGTGCATTGGGCTACACACTTTCCT TATCCCATGTATTCGAGGGACTATGTATATGTGCGCCGCTATGATGTTGatttcaacaacaacctgaTGATCTTGGTCTCCAG AGCCGTACAGCATCCCAGAGTACCAGAGACACAGGAATATGTGAGAGTTCATTCATACCAGTCAAAGATGGTCATTCGCCCACACAAGTCCTTTGATGAG AATGGATTTGATTATCTGCTGACCTACAGTGATGACCCTCAGACCGTCTTCCCCCGCTATTGTGTGAGCTGGATGGTGTCGAGCG GTATGCCCGAATTTCTGGATAAACTGCACACTGCTGCCCTGCGGGCCAAAAACTTAGAAGTGGGAATTCAAGACTACACGAGTGTCATTAAATCCAGTGACACAAACAGGCCGTCAAGCCAGGAGCGCCTCACTGGAGAAAATGCCCATACAGGTGGTTCTGGACAGATCTACGCTTGA